One region of Candidatus Zixiibacteriota bacterium genomic DNA includes:
- the lysA gene encoding diaminopimelate decarboxylase, whose protein sequence is MHHFEYRNGELYAESVPVRHIAAEVGTPAYVYSLATLRRHFQVFDQAFAAIPHIVCYSVKANSNLALLRAFVREGGGCDIVSGGELFRALKAGADPRKIVFSGVGKKRDEIAYALRSGILMFNVESEEEMVVLNAVAAELGVRAPISLRVNPDVDPQTHPYISTGLKKAKFGVDIKRSLDSYRKALSLPHLEVVGVDCHIGSQLTSVAPFVDALARVREYLDRALAGSLGKEGVRIRYLDLGGGLGISYKDEMPPHPEEYAQAVIQGLEGLDVTLILEPGRVIVGNAGILVTEVQYVKETEEKNFVIVDAGMNDLIRPALYGSYQAIQPVVRNGGAKMVADVVGPICESGDFLAKDREIERPKRGDLLAVMSAGAYGFTMASNYNSHPRPPEVLVDGDRYYVVRARESYEDLVRGEFIPPSLS, encoded by the coding sequence ATGCATCATTTCGAGTACCGCAACGGCGAGCTGTACGCCGAGTCCGTGCCGGTCCGCCACATCGCAGCCGAGGTCGGGACGCCGGCTTACGTCTACAGCCTCGCGACCTTGAGGCGCCATTTCCAGGTGTTCGACCAGGCGTTCGCCGCCATCCCGCACATCGTCTGTTATTCGGTCAAGGCGAATTCGAATCTCGCCCTGCTCCGCGCGTTCGTTCGTGAGGGCGGCGGCTGCGACATCGTGTCGGGCGGAGAGCTCTTCCGCGCGCTCAAGGCCGGGGCGGACCCCCGGAAAATCGTCTTCTCGGGGGTGGGAAAGAAGAGGGATGAGATCGCCTACGCACTGCGCTCGGGCATTCTCATGTTCAACGTCGAGTCGGAAGAGGAGATGGTCGTGCTCAACGCGGTCGCCGCGGAGCTGGGCGTCCGGGCGCCGATCAGCCTGCGCGTCAACCCGGACGTCGATCCCCAGACGCACCCGTACATCTCCACCGGGCTCAAGAAGGCGAAATTCGGGGTGGACATCAAGCGGTCGCTCGACAGCTACCGAAAAGCCCTCTCGCTCCCGCACCTGGAGGTTGTGGGCGTCGATTGCCACATCGGCTCGCAGCTCACTTCCGTCGCCCCGTTCGTCGACGCGCTCGCGCGGGTGCGCGAGTACCTCGACCGCGCGCTCGCCGGCTCGCTCGGAAAGGAAGGCGTGCGTATCCGCTACCTCGATCTGGGAGGCGGCCTGGGGATCAGCTACAAGGACGAGATGCCGCCGCACCCGGAGGAGTACGCGCAGGCGGTCATCCAGGGGCTCGAAGGCCTGGACGTGACGCTGATCCTGGAGCCCGGCCGGGTGATCGTCGGCAACGCGGGGATCCTCGTCACCGAAGTGCAGTATGTGAAAGAGACCGAGGAGAAAAACTTCGTCATCGTCGACGCCGGCATGAACGACCTCATCCGGCCGGCGCTCTACGGCTCCTACCAGGCGATCCAGCCCGTGGTCCGAAACGGCGGCGCGAAGATGGTCGCCGACGTCGTTGGCCCGATCTGCGAGAGCGGGGATTTTCTTGCCAAGGACCGAGAGATCGAAAGGCCGAAGCGGGGGGATCTGCTGGCGGTCATGAGCGCGGGCGCCTACGGTTTTACGATGGCGTCGAATTACAACTCCCATCCGAGGCCGCCGGAGGTGCTCGTCGACGGGGACCGCTATTACGTGGTACGCGCGCGGGAGAGCTACGAAGATCTGGTGCGCGGGGAGTTCATTCCGCCTTCGTTGAGCTAG
- the dapF gene encoding diaminopimelate epimerase yields the protein MEIAFTKMHGCGNDFIFLDCLEQEIPNLGALARRLCDRRFGIGADQLLTVHPSDRADFKMEIYNADGSRVEMCGNGIRCFAKYVHDHGLTDKRQLEVETLAGIIRPRIVGDLVEVDMGAPILEGREIPVDADGKIIDHPLTVRGETYRVTCVSMGNPHCVLYVDDVDSLDLEKIGPAFEHHPFFPKRVNTEFVQVLGPGEVRMRVWERGAGETWACGTGASAVGVAGVLTGRTGRSVTVHLKGGDLSIEWRADNRVYMTGPAEEVFRGTIEVD from the coding sequence ATGGAAATCGCGTTCACCAAAATGCACGGCTGCGGCAACGATTTCATCTTTCTCGACTGTCTCGAGCAGGAGATACCGAACCTCGGCGCGCTGGCGCGCCGCCTCTGCGACCGCCGCTTCGGGATCGGGGCAGACCAGCTCCTTACCGTTCACCCTTCCGATCGGGCCGACTTCAAGATGGAAATCTACAATGCCGACGGGAGCCGCGTGGAGATGTGCGGCAACGGGATCCGCTGCTTTGCGAAGTACGTCCACGACCACGGGCTCACGGACAAGCGGCAGCTGGAGGTCGAAACCCTCGCGGGGATCATCCGGCCGCGCATCGTGGGGGATCTCGTCGAGGTCGACATGGGCGCGCCGATTCTGGAGGGAAGAGAGATCCCTGTGGACGCCGACGGGAAAATCATCGATCACCCTCTGACCGTCCGGGGGGAGACTTATCGGGTCACCTGTGTTTCGATGGGCAACCCGCATTGCGTGCTCTACGTCGACGACGTCGATTCGCTCGACCTGGAAAAGATCGGGCCGGCTTTCGAGCATCACCCGTTTTTCCCCAAGAGGGTGAACACGGAGTTCGTCCAGGTTCTAGGCCCTGGAGAAGTCAGGATGCGCGTGTGGGAGCGAGGCGCGGGGGAAACCTGGGCATGTGGCACCGGGGCCAGCGCCGTCGGGGTCGCCGGGGTTCTGACCGGCCGGACCGGAAGGAGCGTCACCGTTCACCTCAAAGGAGGCGACCTCTCGATCGAGTGGCGCGCCGACAACCGGGTTTACATGACCGGCCCGGCTGAAGAGGTTTTTCGGGGAACGATCGAGGTTGACTGA
- the dapA gene encoding 4-hydroxy-tetrahydrodipicolinate synthase, translated as MFAGSMVALVTPFKDGSVDWNSLERLVDFHLQNGTHGIVPCGTTGESATLTHEEHDAVIQAVIRAANKRVPVVAGTGSNSTEEAIRLTRAAEKAGADGALMISPYYNRPTQEGIYQHYKKVAESVGIPIIVYNIPARTGSKIEPETLARLSEIRNIVGVKEATGSVDQAIDVIRLCGDRLAVFSGEDSLTYSLMALGGKGVISTVANVAPKEMSELTQACLAGRWEQARELQFRLIPLIRSLFIETNPIPVKTALSLMGRCSADLRLPLTPMSPGALEKLKQAMREFGLL; from the coding sequence ATGTTTGCCGGCTCGATGGTCGCTTTGGTGACGCCTTTCAAGGACGGCAGCGTCGATTGGAACAGCCTGGAGCGCCTGGTCGACTTTCACCTGCAAAACGGCACGCACGGGATCGTTCCGTGCGGCACCACGGGAGAGTCCGCGACCCTGACGCACGAGGAGCACGACGCGGTCATCCAGGCCGTGATCCGCGCCGCGAACAAGCGGGTTCCCGTCGTCGCCGGGACCGGCTCGAATTCGACGGAGGAGGCGATTCGGCTCACGCGCGCGGCGGAAAAGGCGGGCGCGGATGGGGCCTTGATGATCTCGCCGTACTACAACCGCCCGACCCAGGAAGGCATCTACCAGCACTACAAGAAGGTCGCGGAATCGGTCGGCATCCCGATCATCGTTTATAACATTCCCGCCCGCACCGGTTCGAAGATCGAGCCGGAAACGCTGGCGCGCCTCTCCGAGATACGGAACATCGTCGGGGTGAAGGAAGCGACGGGGTCCGTGGATCAGGCGATCGACGTGATCCGGCTCTGCGGAGATCGCCTTGCGGTGTTTTCCGGCGAGGACTCGCTCACCTACTCGCTCATGGCGCTCGGCGGCAAAGGGGTCATCTCCACGGTCGCCAACGTGGCTCCCAAAGAGATGTCGGAACTGACCCAGGCCTGCCTCGCGGGGCGATGGGAGCAGGCGCGGGAGCTGCAGTTTCGCCTGATCCCGCTGATTCGGAGCCTCTTCATCGAGACCAACCCGATTCCGGTGAAGACCGCGCTCTCCCTGATGGGCAGATGCTCGGCCGACTTGCGGCTGCCGTTGACGCCGATGTCGCCGGGCGCCCTCGAGAAGCTGAAGCAAGCCATGCGGGAGTTCGGGTTGCTTTGA
- the argH gene encoding argininosuccinate lyase: MKGRGDRKAKLWGGRFASATSSSVEEFTASIGVDARLYRYDIAGSIAHAKMLARQRIIAVSDARKIVRGLKAIEREIERGVFRFSTADEDIHMNIERRLIEKIGKAGAKLHTGRSRNDQVALDLRLFLRDEIGRILEGLDALGKELARAARRHIDVIMPGYTHLQRAQPVLFSHHLLAYFDMFQRDRDRFRDCLERVNVSPLGAGALAGTTYPVDPRYAARLLGFPRIATNSIDAVSDRDFALEFLSASAILFVHFSRLAEEMVLWSSQEFGFIELPDRYCTGSSMMPQKKNPDVPELVRGKAGRVFGHLGALLTIVKGLPLAYNRDMQEDKLPLFDTADTVRSTLAIVRELIAGLQVKRERMLEAARGGFMNATDFADYLVARGVPFRAAHEITGKIVRHCIAAGRRLEDLPLVELKRFSAKIDEDVYRYLSPQSGVDRRRSPGGTARANVLRRLKELGV; the protein is encoded by the coding sequence TTGAAAGGACGCGGCGACAGGAAGGCAAAACTCTGGGGCGGTCGTTTCGCGTCGGCGACCAGCAGCTCCGTGGAGGAGTTCACGGCGTCGATCGGCGTCGACGCGCGCCTGTACCGCTATGACATCGCGGGCAGCATCGCTCACGCGAAGATGCTCGCCCGCCAGAGGATCATTGCGGTCTCCGACGCGCGGAAGATCGTTCGCGGCCTGAAGGCGATCGAGCGGGAGATCGAGCGCGGCGTTTTTCGGTTTTCGACCGCGGACGAAGACATCCACATGAACATCGAGCGGCGCCTGATCGAGAAGATCGGCAAGGCCGGAGCGAAGCTCCACACCGGGCGCAGCCGCAACGACCAGGTGGCGCTCGATCTGCGGCTCTTCCTGCGCGACGAGATCGGGCGCATCCTCGAGGGGCTCGACGCGCTCGGCAAGGAGCTCGCCCGGGCCGCGCGCCGCCACATCGACGTGATCATGCCCGGGTACACCCATCTCCAGCGGGCGCAACCGGTCCTGTTCTCGCATCACCTGCTCGCCTACTTCGACATGTTCCAGCGCGACCGGGATCGCTTCCGCGACTGCCTGGAACGCGTCAACGTCTCGCCTCTCGGGGCGGGGGCGCTGGCGGGAACCACGTATCCGGTCGATCCGCGTTACGCTGCGCGCCTGCTCGGCTTTCCGCGGATCGCCACCAACAGCATCGACGCGGTGAGCGACCGCGATTTCGCGCTGGAGTTTCTCTCCGCCTCCGCGATCCTGTTCGTCCACTTCAGCCGCCTCGCGGAGGAGATGGTGCTGTGGTCGAGCCAGGAGTTCGGCTTCATCGAGTTGCCGGACCGCTACTGCACGGGGAGCTCGATGATGCCGCAGAAGAAGAACCCGGACGTGCCGGAGCTCGTGCGGGGCAAAGCCGGCCGGGTCTTCGGCCATCTCGGCGCCCTGCTCACGATCGTCAAAGGGCTGCCGCTGGCCTACAACCGGGATATGCAGGAGGACAAGCTTCCTTTGTTCGACACCGCGGACACCGTGCGGTCGACCCTGGCGATCGTCCGCGAGCTGATTGCCGGGCTGCAGGTGAAAAGGGAGCGCATGCTCGAGGCGGCTCGCGGGGGATTCATGAACGCCACCGACTTCGCCGACTACCTGGTCGCGCGCGGAGTTCCGTTCCGGGCGGCGCACGAGATCACGGGGAAGATCGTCCGCCATTGCATCGCCGCCGGGCGTCGCCTCGAGGATCTGCCGCTGGTGGAATTGAAGCGGTTTTCGGCTAAAATCGACGAAGACGTGTACCGCTATCTGTCGCCGCAGTCGGGCGTCGACCGCCGCCGCTCTCCGGGCGGCACCGCTCGCGCCAACGTGCTGCGGCGGCTGAAGGAACTAGGGGTATGA
- a CDS encoding lipoprotein, which produces MMRPATVLALAAVLGLCACGRKGEPRAPELATPQTIRNLSARADKAGIVLTWSRPTEYVDGRELKDLAAFVIFRKELPPACPDCIAPYRPLTTVFVEDRERFVKQKQYRFIDQEARPGQVYRYRVASQLTDGSLSAPSNEVEIARGP; this is translated from the coding sequence ATGATGCGACCTGCAACGGTGCTGGCATTGGCTGCGGTGCTGGGGCTCTGCGCGTGCGGCCGGAAGGGCGAGCCGCGCGCTCCGGAGCTGGCGACGCCTCAGACCATACGCAATCTCAGCGCGAGGGCGGACAAGGCGGGCATCGTTCTCACCTGGAGCCGGCCGACCGAGTACGTCGACGGTCGTGAGCTCAAGGATCTCGCCGCCTTCGTGATTTTCCGCAAGGAGCTGCCGCCGGCTTGCCCCGACTGCATCGCCCCCTACCGGCCGCTGACGACGGTCTTCGTGGAAGATCGAGAGAGGTTCGTGAAACAGAAACAGTACCGCTTCATCGATCAGGAGGCGCGCCCGGGACAGGTCTACCGCTATCGCGTGGCCTCGCAGCTCACCGACGGCTCACTGAGCGCTCCTTCCAACGAAGTGGAAATTGCGAGAGGGCCCTGA
- the dapB gene encoding 4-hydroxy-tetrahydrodipicolinate reductase — translation MAVGLIVCGAGGRMGGAIIRALPEFPSARLAAAIDRPGSPRLGRDAGEICSAPRLGVAVDDRIEPHLRPGSVVVDFTRPEASLEHLRAAAKKGVPVVIGTTGFDSAQLAEIKRLSRRAPVLLSANTSLGVNVLLSVVGKVARMLGEDYDVEIVEAHHRFKKDAPSGTALALGREVAQALRRDLDAVGISGRKGLVGERPKKEIALLSVRAGDIAGEHTVIFGGIGERLELTHRAHSRDTFARGAIRAAQWLVRQKKGLYGMRDMLGV, via the coding sequence ATGGCCGTCGGGCTGATCGTTTGCGGCGCAGGCGGGCGCATGGGGGGCGCGATCATCCGCGCGCTCCCGGAGTTTCCTTCGGCCAGGCTCGCCGCCGCCATCGACCGGCCGGGAAGTCCAAGGCTCGGCCGCGACGCCGGGGAGATCTGCTCGGCGCCCCGCCTCGGCGTTGCCGTCGACGATCGCATCGAGCCTCACCTCAGGCCCGGCTCGGTCGTGGTCGATTTCACCCGTCCCGAGGCCTCCCTGGAGCACCTGAGAGCCGCGGCAAAGAAGGGCGTTCCCGTGGTGATCGGCACGACGGGCTTCGATTCCGCACAGCTCGCCGAAATCAAGCGGCTTTCCCGCCGGGCGCCAGTCCTGCTCTCCGCCAATACCAGCCTCGGCGTCAACGTGCTCCTGTCCGTCGTGGGAAAGGTGGCCCGGATGCTGGGCGAGGACTACGACGTGGAGATCGTCGAAGCGCACCACCGCTTCAAGAAGGACGCGCCGAGCGGCACCGCCCTGGCTCTGGGCCGGGAGGTGGCGCAGGCGCTACGGCGCGATCTCGACGCCGTCGGGATCAGCGGCCGCAAGGGTCTGGTGGGCGAGCGGCCGAAGAAGGAGATCGCGCTTCTTTCGGTCCGGGCGGGCGACATCGCCGGCGAGCACACGGTCATCTTCGGCGGCATCGGCGAGCGGCTCGAGCTCACCCACCGCGCGCACAGCCGCGACACCTTCGCCCGCGGCGCGATCCGCGCCGCCCAATGGCTGGTCCGGCAAAAGAAAGGGCTCTACGGCATGCGCGACATGCTGGGGGTGTAG
- a CDS encoding acetylornithine transaminase: protein MVKNRDVAAITARYVAQTYARFPVALVKGKGTRVWDADGKAYLDFLSGIAVNSLGHCHPAVVRAIQKQARTLLHVSNLYHTAPQAELARELCRRSFADRVFFCNSGAEANEAAIKLARRYGAERLGGKYEILSCHNSFHGRTLATLTATGQEKVRAGYDPLPEGFRQVPYNDLRACEEAIDDKKTVAFLIEPIQGEGGVRVAEEGYLRGLRELCDQRGLLLILDEVQTGMGRTGKLFGYEHFGIEPDIMTLAKALGGGLPLGAMLAREQVARSFGPGSHASTFGGNPVACSAGLAVLRTLLGGALRNCVRMGKVLLEGLEGLKRRFPFIREIRGKGLIIGVELDMDGSKIVEACMEEGLLLNCTAGKVLRLLPPLTVTRSEIDRGLAILEKVLARQ, encoded by the coding sequence ATGGTGAAGAATCGAGACGTCGCCGCGATCACCGCAAGGTACGTAGCGCAAACTTACGCTCGTTTCCCCGTCGCGCTGGTCAAGGGCAAGGGAACCAGGGTCTGGGACGCCGACGGCAAAGCCTACCTGGACTTCCTTTCCGGAATCGCCGTCAACAGCCTGGGCCACTGCCACCCCGCCGTGGTGCGCGCGATCCAGAAGCAGGCGCGGACGTTGCTCCACGTCTCCAACCTGTATCACACGGCGCCGCAGGCCGAGCTGGCACGCGAGCTCTGCCGCCGTTCGTTCGCCGACCGCGTCTTTTTCTGCAACAGCGGCGCCGAAGCCAACGAAGCCGCGATCAAGCTTGCGCGCCGCTACGGCGCGGAGAGGTTGGGCGGCAAGTACGAGATCCTTTCCTGCCACAACTCCTTTCATGGCCGTACTCTCGCGACGCTCACGGCCACCGGCCAGGAAAAGGTCCGTGCGGGTTACGATCCTTTGCCGGAGGGGTTTCGCCAGGTACCGTACAACGACCTGCGCGCGTGCGAGGAGGCGATCGACGATAAGAAAACCGTCGCCTTTCTGATCGAGCCGATTCAAGGGGAGGGCGGCGTGAGGGTCGCCGAGGAGGGTTACCTGCGCGGGCTGCGGGAACTCTGCGATCAGCGCGGCCTGCTGCTGATCCTCGACGAGGTCCAGACCGGAATGGGCCGCACGGGGAAGCTCTTCGGCTACGAGCACTTCGGAATCGAGCCCGACATCATGACGCTCGCCAAGGCGCTCGGCGGCGGGCTTCCGCTGGGTGCGATGCTGGCGCGCGAGCAGGTGGCCCGGAGCTTCGGCCCTGGAAGCCACGCTTCGACCTTCGGCGGCAATCCGGTGGCGTGCAGCGCAGGGCTCGCGGTGTTGCGCACCCTGCTGGGCGGGGCGCTGAGAAACTGCGTCCGCATGGGGAAGGTCCTGCTCGAGGGGCTCGAGGGGCTGAAGCGCCGGTTTCCGTTCATCCGCGAGATCCGCGGCAAGGGGCTCATCATCGGCGTCGAGCTCGACATGGACGGGAGCAAGATCGTCGAGGCGTGCATGGAAGAAGGGTTGTTGCTCAACTGCACGGCGGGCAAGGTCCTGCGGCTCCTCCCCCCTCTGACCGTGACCAGGAGCGAGATCGACCGGGGCCTCGCCATCCTCGAGAAGGTGCTCGCCCGCCAGTAG
- the argB gene encoding acetylglutamate kinase yields MEKFIGKAEVLMEALPYIRRFYGKTFVIKYGGNAMIDEELKASFAQDILLLKYVGINPVVVHGGGPQIDEVLERMGIRSRYVRGMRVTDQETLDIVEMVLVGKVNKEIVNLINQHGGMAVGLSGKDGGMILARKMNVTVAENGAPPEIIDLGMVGEIVGINPLVIKSLDENKFIPVIAPVGVGENGETYNINADLVAGEIAEALHAEKLILMTDVEGVKDKKGELLTTLKVAQARKLIQEGVVASGMIPKVECCVNALKGGVEKTHIIDGRVKHAVLLEIFTKEGVGTEVVRK; encoded by the coding sequence ATGGAAAAGTTCATCGGCAAAGCGGAAGTGCTCATGGAGGCCCTGCCGTACATCCGGCGCTTCTATGGCAAGACCTTCGTGATCAAGTACGGCGGCAACGCCATGATCGACGAGGAGCTGAAGGCGAGCTTCGCCCAGGACATCCTGCTCCTTAAGTACGTCGGGATCAATCCGGTCGTGGTGCACGGCGGCGGCCCGCAGATCGACGAGGTTCTGGAGCGGATGGGGATTCGCAGCCGCTACGTGCGCGGGATGCGCGTCACGGATCAGGAGACCCTGGACATCGTGGAGATGGTCCTGGTCGGCAAGGTCAACAAGGAGATCGTCAACCTCATCAACCAGCACGGCGGCATGGCGGTGGGTCTCAGCGGCAAGGACGGAGGCATGATCCTCGCACGCAAGATGAACGTCACCGTGGCGGAGAACGGTGCGCCTCCGGAAATCATCGACCTCGGCATGGTCGGCGAGATCGTCGGCATCAACCCGCTGGTCATCAAGTCGCTCGACGAGAACAAATTCATCCCGGTGATCGCGCCCGTCGGGGTCGGCGAGAACGGGGAAACCTACAACATCAACGCCGATCTCGTGGCCGGGGAAATCGCCGAGGCGTTGCACGCGGAAAAGCTGATCTTGATGACCGACGTCGAGGGCGTCAAGGACAAAAAGGGGGAGCTGCTGACGACGCTGAAGGTCGCGCAGGCGCGCAAGCTGATCCAGGAGGGCGTGGTCGCCTCCGGGATGATTCCCAAGGTCGAGTGCTGCGTCAACGCGCTCAAAGGGGGAGTCGAGAAAACGCACATCATCGACGGGCGTGTCAAGCACGCTGTGCTGCTCGAAATCTTCACCAAAGAGGGTGTGGGGACCGAGGTGGTAAGGAAGTAG
- a CDS encoding argininosuccinate synthase: MNVKKVVLAYSGGLDTSVILRWLIEQYGCEVVAFCADLGQGEDLSAIRRKALATGASRAVIGDLREEFVRDYVFPMLRANAVYEGAYLLGTAIARPLIAKSQIEVAARERADAVSHGATGKGNDQVRFELTYYALKPGIKVIAPWRIWDLNSRSALIAYARRHGIAVPVSRARPYSMDRNLFHVSYEGGVLEDPWKEPPADMFVWCRPVEKAPNRPEYVEIDYARGDPVAVNGRALSPAKLLARLNDLGARHGIGRVDVVENRYVGMKSRGVYETPGGTILHAAHRALESITLDREVLRLRDSLVPRYAEMIYYGYWFSPEREMLQRAIDAAQANVSGRVRLKLYKGNVIVTGRKSDSSLYDPRVATFEEDDVYRQADAEGFIRLNALRLRLRRLRQARGRRS; this comes from the coding sequence ATGAACGTCAAGAAAGTCGTTCTCGCCTATTCGGGCGGGCTGGATACCTCGGTCATCCTGCGATGGTTGATCGAGCAGTACGGATGCGAGGTGGTCGCTTTCTGCGCCGACCTCGGGCAGGGGGAAGATCTGTCGGCGATCCGGCGCAAGGCGCTGGCGACCGGCGCGAGCCGGGCGGTGATCGGCGATCTCAGGGAAGAGTTCGTCCGCGACTACGTCTTTCCGATGTTGCGGGCGAACGCCGTGTACGAGGGCGCCTACCTGCTCGGGACCGCGATCGCCCGGCCGCTCATCGCCAAGTCGCAGATCGAGGTGGCGGCCCGGGAACGGGCGGACGCGGTATCGCACGGGGCGACCGGCAAGGGAAACGATCAGGTCCGTTTCGAGCTGACCTACTACGCTCTCAAGCCCGGGATCAAGGTGATCGCGCCCTGGCGCATCTGGGATCTGAACTCCCGATCGGCGCTGATCGCCTACGCGCGCAGGCACGGGATTGCGGTGCCCGTCAGCCGTGCGCGGCCCTACAGCATGGACCGCAACCTCTTCCACGTGAGCTACGAGGGGGGAGTACTCGAGGATCCGTGGAAGGAGCCGCCCGCTGACATGTTCGTCTGGTGCCGGCCTGTCGAGAAAGCCCCGAACCGGCCGGAGTACGTGGAGATCGACTATGCGCGCGGCGATCCGGTTGCCGTCAACGGCCGGGCTCTTTCGCCGGCGAAACTCCTCGCCCGGCTGAACGACCTCGGCGCCCGGCACGGGATCGGCCGGGTCGATGTGGTGGAAAATCGCTACGTCGGAATGAAGTCCCGCGGCGTGTATGAAACCCCCGGGGGGACGATCCTGCACGCGGCGCATCGCGCCCTGGAATCGATCACGCTCGACCGGGAGGTCCTGCGGCTGCGCGACTCGCTGGTGCCCCGGTACGCGGAGATGATCTACTACGGCTACTGGTTCTCGCCGGAGCGCGAGATGCTCCAGCGGGCCATCGACGCAGCACAGGCGAACGTGAGCGGGCGGGTGCGGCTGAAGCTCTACAAGGGAAACGTGATCGTGACCGGGCGCAAGTCCGACTCTTCGCTCTACGACCCGAGAGTGGCGACGTTCGAGGAGGACGACGTCTACCGGCAGGCCGACGCCGAGGGTTTTATCCGCCTCAACGCGCTGCGGCTGCGGCTGCGCCGGCTGAGGCAGGCGCGCGGCCGGCGGAGTTGA
- the argF gene encoding ornithine carbamoyltransferase, producing the protein MSKRDLLSFEALSRQEMETIFRLARELKKKQKLGVPHRLLEGMGLAMLFEKPSLRTRVTFEVGMVQLGGHVVFLAPGEVQLGVRETPADCARSLSRWVDMIVVRTFAQATVEEMARYASVPVINALTDLYHPCQVLADCLTLLEHKGSLDKLKIAFVGDGNNMAHSWIEAAEKIPFTLALACPDGYRPNREIEARARKNGARITVTTSVKEAVRGADVVYTDVWASMGQEWDIATRLKVFQGYQVDAKVVAMAKKDAVVMHCLPAHRGQEITDEVLESPRCIAFDQAENRLHVQKAIMVWLAEQARGAGSARSRTPRGRAPAGKRG; encoded by the coding sequence ATGAGCAAGCGCGATCTACTGAGCTTCGAAGCGCTGAGCCGCCAGGAAATGGAAACGATTTTCAGGCTGGCGCGGGAGCTCAAGAAGAAACAGAAACTGGGGGTGCCGCACCGGCTGCTGGAGGGCATGGGGCTGGCGATGCTGTTCGAGAAGCCCAGCCTGAGAACCCGGGTGACCTTCGAGGTCGGGATGGTGCAGCTCGGCGGCCATGTGGTGTTCCTGGCGCCGGGAGAGGTCCAGCTCGGGGTTCGGGAGACGCCAGCCGATTGCGCCCGAAGCCTGAGCCGCTGGGTCGACATGATCGTGGTGCGCACCTTCGCTCAGGCGACGGTGGAAGAAATGGCGCGCTATGCCTCTGTCCCCGTGATCAACGCCCTCACGGATCTCTATCATCCCTGCCAGGTGCTGGCTGACTGCCTGACGCTGCTCGAACACAAGGGAAGCCTGGACAAGCTCAAGATCGCCTTCGTCGGCGACGGCAACAACATGGCTCATTCATGGATCGAAGCGGCCGAGAAAATACCCTTTACGCTCGCGCTCGCCTGCCCCGACGGCTACCGGCCCAACCGGGAGATCGAGGCGCGCGCGCGAAAGAACGGCGCGCGGATCACCGTGACGACTTCCGTCAAGGAGGCGGTGAGGGGTGCGGATGTGGTCTATACGGACGTCTGGGCGAGCATGGGGCAGGAATGGGACATCGCCACGCGGTTGAAGGTCTTCCAAGGATACCAGGTCGACGCGAAGGTCGTGGCGATGGCCAAGAAGGACGCCGTCGTGATGCACTGCCTGCCGGCCCATCGGGGGCAGGAGATCACGGACGAGGTCCTGGAAAGCCCTCGCTGTATCGCTTTCGATCAGGCCGAAAACCGCCTCCACGTGCAGAAGGCGATCATGGTGTGGCTGGCGGAGCAGGCACGCGGGGCGGGGAGCGCCAGGTCGCGCACGCCGCGGGGTCGGGCGCCGGCCGGTAAAAGAGGCTGA